Part of the Natrialbaceae archaeon AArc-T1-2 genome, TCGACGATCTTCGTCCGCGGGCTGGCGCTCGGTCACATCGACGACCGGAACGCGATGAAACACTTCGCCCGCGAGGGGGTGATCGGCCTGCTGATCGGGCTCATCATCGGCGGCATCGGTGCGGGTGCGGCCTACGTCTGGCAGATGGACGAACCGTACGCCGTCGAGCTGGCGACGGTCGTCTTCGTCGGCCTCGTCGCGGTCTGTGTCGTCGCGAGCGTCGTCGGCTACGTCATCCCGTGGCTCATGAACAAACTCGGCTTCGACCCGGCCGCGGCCTCGGACCCGCTGATCACCACCGTCAAGGACGTGACCGCGTTGCTGATCTACTTCGGCCTCGCGGCCGTCCTGCTGGCTGAGTTGCTGTAAACTGCCCCGGCCGTTTTTCTTCCTGCCCATCGAACGCTCTCGCATGAGTCACCACGTCCTCGTCCCCGTCGACGGCTCCCAGCCCGCTCGCGACGCGCTCGCGTTCGCGTGCGAACACTTCCCCGACGCTCGCCTGACGATCCTCTACGCCGTCGATCCGATGAGCGAGTACAGTCGCCACCGCACCGGATACGGCCGCGAACACGAGTACGATAACGAACGCGAGAAAGCCGAAGCCGTCCTCGAGGCCACACTCGAGGACGTCCCCGACGACGTCGACGCGGAGACGAGCCTCGAAGTCGGCTCGGTCGCGCGGACGATCGTCGAGTACGCCGACGCGGAAGATCTCGATCAGATCATCATGGGGAGTCACGGCCGCGAGGGACCGGCCCGGTACCTGCTTGGCAGCGTCGCGGAGACGGTCGTTCGCCGGGCCGGCGTGCCGGTGACGGTCGTCCGTACGGAAGACACCGCGTGATCAGACCGCGACAGCGATCACGACCCACGCGAGCCCGATCGCCGCGACGGCGACGAGCAGGTTCGCTGCGGCGACGGCGACGGCGAGTTTTCGGTCGCCGCGTTCCCAGATCTGGACCGTCTCGACGGAGAACGACGAGAACGTGGTGAACGAGCCACAGAAACCGATCCCGGCGAGTCGCAGCGTCGCGTCGTCGACGCCGGCGAACAACAGGGCTCCGAACAGGAAGCTGCCGAGGACGTTGACCGTAAACGTCGCCGCCGGGACGTCCTCCCAGCTCACGTACAGGTAGACCCAGTGACGAGCGAGCGCCCCGAACGCAGCGCCGGCACCGACGAGGTGAGTTGGCTCCGGCTCGAGTGCGAGCCCCATCGCGAACAGTGTGGCGTCGATCACGGCCGATCACCGCCGGATATCCGGCGGGCGAGTTCCCGCCCGACCAGCACGCCCGCGATCCCCAGTCCGTAGTTGCCGGCGACGACGGCGACCGTCTCGAGTGGGCCGCCGGCGAGTGCCACCTGGGCGGCGAACGTGCTGTAGGTCGTCAGCGAGGAGAGAAAGCCGGTCGTAAAGACCAGATTCGCCCGGCGATCGAGCAAGCCGGCGTACTGGGCCTCGTAGGCAAGAAAGCCGAGTATGGCGCTACCGAGGACGTTGACGAGCAGGATCGCCTGGACGTCCGGAAGCTCTCCGAGGGCGGCGTACCGGAGGTTCGCGCCGGCGAACGCGCCGACGGCGATCAGTGCGAGCGTCTCGAGTCGGACGAGTGGGTGATCGCGTGACATGGCTGACAGTGGACAGGGACCGTCAGCCGAACGCAGTGGGTGTACTGACAGTCTGACCCGTCGTCGGCGGTTGGGTCGGGCGGGCCCCATCGCCCGGAGCGTGCGGCGTCGGTTTTCGGCGGGTGACAATGAGGGTTGCGAAACGGTCTCGGCGGGCAATGACTTGCACGGACGCCAGCGTTTATGTGAGGGGGTCACCGTCTACCGGTATGGGAATTGGCGACGTTCGCGAGGTCACGGCCGGTGACTGTTCGGACCTCTACGTGGTCGACACCGGCATGTTCGAGACGAGCAACTACGGCGCGGCGTACGTACTCGACGCCGACCGCCCCGCCGTCGTCGAGAGCGGGATCGGTGCCAACGCCGAGCACATCCTCGAGGCGCTCGAGGCGGCCGGCATCGACCGCGAGAAACTCGAGGTCATCGCCGTCTCGCACATCCACCTCGACCACGCTGGCGGTGCCGGCTTTCTGGCCGAGGCCTGTCCGAACGCCGAGGTCTACGTCCCCGAGGTCGGCGCACACCACCTCGTCGACCCCGACCGACTGGTCGAGGGAACGAAGACGGCAGTCGGCGATCAGTGGGAGTTCTACGCGGAGCCAGAACCCGTCCCGGAGGAGCGACTCGTCGGCCTCGAGGACGGCGACGTCATCGACCTCGGTGATCACGAACTCCGGGTTCACGCGGCACCCGGCCACGCACCCCACCACGCCGTCTTCGAAGACCCCGCAAACGACGCGGTCTTCACCGCCGACGCGGCCGGCCTCTGGGCCGCCGACCGCGAGGAGATCATGGAGACCTCTCCGCCCTCGCAGTTCAACTTCGAGAGGTGTCTCGAGGACGTCGACATGCTCATCGATCTGGATCCCGACGTGCTTCTTTACACGCACTTCGGTCCGCGAGAGGTCGGCGACGACGCCGAGGCGGCCCTCGAGGAGTACAAGGACGTGCTCACCGAGTGGGTCGAGACCGTCGAGGAAAAACGCGCGGAACTGGACGACGACGAGGCGGTGATCGAGTACTTCGGCGACAACCCGAAGATGGAAGACGTCTGGAGCGAGCGCAAGGCCCGCGAGGAGCGGATGATGAACGCCCGCGGCGTGCTCGGCTACCTGGACTGGCGCGAGGAGTGAACTCGCTCTGTCGTCTCGTGGCGACGCCAGAACAGTATCGTCGCGGGGAGCGCGATGGCGACGCCGAGTGCTCCCGTCGTACTCACCACCACGCCGACGACGAACGTGGACGTCGCGAACGGCTCCGTCTCGGCCGGGGTGGCGGTAGCCGAAGCCAGAACGGTCGCACCGACGACGAACAGGACCGTCGCGCCGCCGACGACGATGGCCGACACCAGGGCCAATTTCCGGTTTCGACCGCTCGAGTTCCCCATACGAAGGCTATGAAACATGTCGAAAAGACTCTTGTGTTCGCCAGGAATCCGGCGTGTGTCTCCAATCGTCTCCGTGGCGAACGCCGGATCGACGCTGACGACGCCGGTGGCGTCCTGGCCGAATAAACCGCCCGCAGTGTGTGAACAGTTCCCGCACGCTTATCCTGTCTGACGTCCTGACACGACGTATGGACTGGCGGGACGCCGAACGCGAGCACGCCGACGCCACCGCCGGGGAGACGACGCTTGGCCGGCTGTTCGAAGCGACCGTCGAACGCAACGCGAACCGACCGGCACAGCGGTACAAGGGCGGGGTGTACGACCGCTCGCTGGCCGACGTCGCGCTCCCGCCAGCGCCGGCGGGCGAGTTCGTCGCGATCTCTTACGCCGAGATGGGCGAGATCGTCCGCGCGCTCGCGGCCGGGCTGTGGGAACTGGGACTCGAGTCGGGCGATCGCGTGGCGATCTTCGCGAACACGCGCATGGAGTGGGCCCAGACGGACTTCGCCGTTCTCGCCGCGGGCGGCGTCGTCACGACCGTCTACTCGAGTTCCTCGCCCGAACGGCTCCGGACCCTGCTCGCCGACGCCGGCGTGACCGCAGTCGTCGCCGAGAACGAGGAGCTGCTCGAGCGCGTCCGTGCGGTCGAGGACGACCTCGAGTTCCGTGTCGTCATGGACGGAGACGCCGTCGATCACGAGGATGTCTACACGCTCGCGGACGTCTACGAACGCGGCACGGCGGCGTTCGACCGCGAGACGTACGAGTCCTGGCTCGAGACATCCGATCCCGAGCGCCTGGCGAGTCTGATCTACACGAGCGGCACGACCGGCGAGCCGAAAGGCGTCCGGCTGACACACCGGAACTTCCTGGCGAACGTCGCCCAGATCCGCACGCGGTACGGCCCCCGACCCGACAGAGGCGACGACGTACCCGTCGTCGACGCCGAGACGCAGACGGTGTCGTACCTGCCGCTCGCTCACGTCTTCGAACGGACCGCGGGTCACTTCTTCATGTTCGCAAGCGGTGCCTGCATCGCCTACGCCGAGCATCCGGACACGCTCCGGGCGGACTTCGGGGCGGTGGCACCGACCGCGGCCACGAGCGTCCCCCGCGTCTACGAGACGATCTACGACGCGATTCGCGAGCAGGCGGCCGAATCGGACGCGAAACGACGCATCTTCGAGTGGGCGACCGACGTCGCCCGAGCGTATCAGCGAGCCGACTCGCCCGGGCCGACGCTACGAGCGAAACACGCCGTCGCCGACCGACTGGTGTTCTCGTCCGTCCGCGAGGCGCTGGGCGGCAACCTCGAGCTGTTGATAAGCGGTGGCGGCAGCCTCTCGACGGAGCTGTGTACGCTCTATCACGGGATGGGGCTGCCGATCTACGAGGGGTACGGACTCACAGAGACGGCCCCCGTCGTGACGGTGAATCCGCCCGAAGAGCCGAAGATCGGCACGATCGGTCCGCCGGTCGTTGACGTCGAACTCGCAGTCGAGGAGTCGGTCCTCGACCAGTCCGGCGTCGACGACCCCGGCGAGGTCGGCGAGTTGCTCGTCAGGGGACCGAACGTCGCCGACGGCTACTGGAACCGCCCGCAGGCGACCGACCGGGCGTTTACCGAAGACGGGTGGTTTCGTACCGGCGACGTCGTCCACCTGCGACCCGACGGCTACGTCGAGTTCCGCGAGCGCGTCAAACGGATCCTCGTGCTCTCGACGGGCAAAAACGTCGCCCCGGGCCCGATCGAGGACGCCTTCGCCGCAAGCGAGGTCGTCGAACAGTGTCTGGTCGTCGGCGACGGCAAGCAGTTCGTCGCCGCGTTGCTCGTGCCGAACCTCGAGTACCTCAAAGAGCGAGCCACAGCGGACGGCATCGAGCTCCCCGACGATCCCGACGCTCGCTGTGCGGACGAGCGCGTCCGCGAGTACGTCGCCGAAGAGGTCGACCGCATCAACCGGGGATTCGAGCCCCACGAACGGATCGAGGAGTTTCGACTCCTGCCACGCGAGTTCACCGAGGAAAACGGGATGCTCACCCCCACGATGAAGAAGAAACGACGAGTGATTCTCGATCGGTTCGAGCATCTGCTCGAGGAGATCTACGAGGACGAGGAACCGATCGCGCCGACGTGATCGACCGGCCCGAGTGATACTGTCGGTCATGGACCTGTGAACTGGTGTCCGGGTGATCCGGCCGTTGAACGTGTGTCTGGCCGTTCTGTCACCAGCCGTGTTCACGTCGGTATGACCGACAGTATGAGAACCGAGAGGAGTCCCGGTTTCGATCGGTTAGACGACCAGTTCCTCGAGTCGGTCGGAACCTTTCCGGGTCCCCTTCGCGAGCAGGACGTCGCTGGCGTGGAGTTCGGTCTCGGGGCCAGGCTGGATCTCCCACTCGTCGTCTTCGTCGGCCGAGGCTCGAGGGTGCCGGACGGCGATGACCCGCATGCCGGTCTCGGTCCGGACCATCTGTTCGCCGAGCGTTGCGCCGTCTAAACTGCTTCCCTCGCCGACGGTAAAGCGGACGATCACCTCGTCGCTCTCGTGGACCGCCTCGGCGACGACTGGATGGGTACCGAGTCCACGCAGGACGCCTTCGCTGATCTCGAGGGCGGCGTCACTTATGACCTCCGTCGATTCCGCGAGGTGGACGAGCCCGCGCAGGTCGACCGGATCGTCGACGCGGGAGGCCGCACGCAACGTCCAGGCCTCGAAGCGAGACTCGAGCTGGTCGACCTCGGCCTCTAAGGCCGCCACCTCCTCTGCGAGTTCGGAGCTGTCGTACAGCACCGAGCCGTAGGCGATGTCGACCGCGAGCTCGCTCATGTTTTTCATGAGGACGATGGCGTCGACTGCTCGTTCCAGGTCAGCGATGCCGGGCTCGACTGGCTCGGGGGTCTCGTACGGCGTGCCGGTGACCGTCTCGTAGACCGGCGCGAGGTTCTCCTCGGAGCCGCGCATGAGAAGCGAATCGCCCGGCTCGAGGGTGGTCTCCAGATCGGGGTTGAGGAGCCACTCCCCGTCCCCGCCGCGACGGATGGCGATCACCCGGACGCCAGTCTCCGTCTCCAAGTTGATCTCGCCGAGGGTCCGGTCGGCAAAGCGCGACTCCGCCTCGAGGGTCCCGTGGACGATCGATTCGACGGCCTCGGGCAGTGCTGTTCGCATCGCATCCGGCAGACCGATCTCCTCTAAGACGATCTTCGCGATGTCGCCGGCAGCGTCGGAGATCTTCTCTGCGGCTCCGACGACGCCGAGTACCGGCGCGAGCTGTTCTGCGTCGTCGGTCGTCCGGGCGGCCATTAGCAGACTCATCCGAGCCTGCAACTGGAGGACGTCCATCCGCTCTTCGAGTTCGAGCACTTCTGCCGCGACGTCTTCGCTGCCGAACAACACGGCCGAGTACGACAGGTCGATGAGCAACTCGGCGGTGTCTTTCATCTCCGAGAGTACCTCCTTGACGCTGACCGGACGGTACTCGACCTCGCGGGACGCGTCCATACGAACCGGATTGTGCCGGCGCGAGAAAACGTTACCGGGGACGTACTCGAGTCCGTGTGCTGGACCGCTGTGTGGCCCGTCGAGTTCGACGATTGACGCGAACTGCCGTGAAAATCGCCACGTGACGAGCTTGAATAACGACAATCGTCTATAACTAGTGGTTCGTTCCGGACGGAAAAAGACAATCCTTTTCCAGTGGCGTGCGAAAACTCCTCTCATGGCTGACGACCTCAAGAAAGGGCTAGAGGGTGTGCTGGTCGCCGAATCCGAGCTCAGCTCGATCGACGGCGACGAAGGCCGACTGATCTATCGCGGTCACACGATCGAGGACCTGGCCCAGGGTGCGAGCTACGAGGAAGTGCTGTACTTGCTCTGGCACGGTCATCTTCCCGCCGAGGACGAACTCGAGGAGTTCACCGAGGCGATGGCCGACGAACGAGAGCTCGACGAGGGCGTCCTCGAGACGGTCCGGACGCTCGCCGACGCCGACGCCAACCCGATGTCGGCCTTACAGACCGTCGTCTCCGAGCTGGCGGCGTTCGATCCCGACGCCGACGCCGATCCGACCGACCGCGAGGCGAACCTCCGGAAGGGTCGTCGTATCACGGCGAAGATTCCGACCGCTCTCGCCGCGTTCGAACGCGCCCGCAACGACGACGAGTTCGTCGCCCCTCGCGAGGACCTCGGCCACGCCGCGAACTTCCTGTACATGCTCAACGGCGAGGAGCCCGACGAGGTGCTGGCGGAGACGTTCGACCAGGCGCTCGTCCTCCACGTCGACCACGGTCTGAACGCCTCGACGTTCGCCGCGATGGTCACCGCGAGCACACTCGCCGACGTCCACGCCGCGACGACGAGCGCGATCGGTGCACTCTCCGGGAGTCTCCACGGCGGCGCGAACCAGGACGTCATGCGGATGCTCAAAGAGGTCGACGACAGCGACATGGAGCCACTCGAGTGGGTCGAGACCGCCTTGGAGGAGGGTCGTCGCGTGCCCGGCTTCGGCCATCGCGTCTACAACGTCAAAGACCCCCGTGCGAAGATCCTCGGCCAGCGCTCGGAGGCGCTCGGCGAGGCCGCTGGCGATATGCGCTGGTACGAGATGAGCGTCACCATCGAAGAGCACCTGATGGAAGAGAAGGGACTGGCTCCGAACGTCGACTTCTACTCGGCCTCGACGTACTACCAGATGGGCATACCCGTCGACCTCTATACGCCGATCTTCGCGATGAGCCGTGCCGGCGGCTGGATCGCCCACGTGTTAGAGCAGTACGACGACAACCGGCTGATCCGCCCGCGCGCTCGCTACGTCGGTCCCGACCCCGAGGAGACGGAGTTCGTCTCCCTCGAGGACCGATAGAACCGTTTTGTCGGGTCGAAGCCGACGACGTTTGGGTTTATTGCTCTGGCCATTCCGGCTCGCGACCCTCGAGAAACGCCTCGATCCCTTCGGCCGCGTCCGCCGTCGCACACAGTTCGGCGAACCGTTCGTTCGAGTACTCGAGTGCGTCCTCGTATCTCATCCCTGCCATCGCGTAGTAGGCCCGCTTGCCCCGCTGGACGGCGACGGGGCTGTTCTCGGCGATCGACGTCGCAAGCTCCATCGCCGTCTCCCGGAGGTCGTCTTCGGGGACGACCCGGTTCGCGAGCCCCCACTCGAGGGCGGTCTCGGCGTCGATCAGATCGCCGGTGAGCAACAGCTCGAGACATCGCGTTTCGGTGACGGAGTTCATGATCGGCACCGCAGGTCCCATACAGAACAGCCCGACTTTTGGGGCGGTTGCGCCGACTTTCGTCCCCTCCGCGAGCACCGCGAGGTCACAGGCAGCGACCAGTCCGAGCCCGTTCGCGGCGGCGTGGCCGTGTGCCGCGGCGATAACCGGCGTCCCCATCTCGGTGAGCGTCAGGAACGGTTCTTCCATCCCCGACACCCACTGTTCGTAGTCGGCTTTCGTCTCGTGGTCGGCGTGTTCTGAGAGGTCGATTCCGGCCGAGAACGCGTCGCCGGCTCCGTCGACGACGATCGCACGGACGTCGTCGTCGGCCTCGAGGTCGCCGAATGCCTCGTCGAGGTCCGTCGCGAGTTGCGTGCTGAACGTGTTCATCGCCTCGGGTCGGTCGAGCGTGATCGTTGCGACGTGGCCGTCGGTTTCGACGGTAACGGTTTCGTATGGCACGTGTTGTGTGCCGTTACCACGTGTTTCGTCCCCTCAACCTTTCGCTTCATCCCAATCTTGGCCGGCCCCGGCGACAGGACCAAGGATTCGCCGGGCTAACACGTCGTGTGTGTTCGTGTTCGTCTACGGGACGCTCACCGACCCCGGCCGGGTTGCAGCCGTGTTGGCTGACGGGGCGGACGACCTCGAGTACGAGTTCGCCAACCCGGCGACACTCGAGGGACTGCACCGCGTCGACGGCGAGTATCCAACCCTCGCACCCGGCGGCTCCGCCGAGGGACGACTGCTCGAGGTCGATCCCGCGGGAATCGAGATGCTCGACGCCTACGAGGGCGTCGAACGGGGGCTGTACGTCCGCGTCGCGGTTCCGGTTGCCGACGACGGAACGGCGTGGGTCTACGTCGGCGATCCCGACGCGCTCGCGGTCGCCGACGCCGTCTTCTGGCCGCCGGGGCGGCAGTTTCGCGACCGCGTTCAGACCTACCTCGAGCGCGAGCGCGTCGTCGTACGACGCGCCAACGACCGCGCGTGAGACCGGTCACGTCGGCCGGGATATGTGTCTCGCCGTGACGAATGACGACTGTCCGTCGTCCGTCAGACGGGCCGATGATCGCCGCCCCGTCTTGCACTTTCACTTTCACCACGCGGCCATGAGCTTTATATGGTCTGCGCACTCCTCTACACCCGCACGTCACACGCCGTGCATTCCCTGTCGTCCCTGTCGTGCTGTTCGACGACAGACAGCACAATCCTTACGACAACTTCGCCAGTAGGTCGTCGTATGTTACAGCTCTCGGATATTCTCGAGGCACGTGATCGGGTCTGGGAGACGTCCCGGCATACGCCGCTTGCACACTCGTACACCTACTCGAAGATGACCGACGCGGACGTCTATCTCAAACTCGAGAACTTCCAGCGGACGGGTGCGTTCAAGATTCGCGGGGCGACGAACCGGATCGCGACGCTCTCTGCGGCCGAAAAGGACGCGGGGGTCGTCACGGCAAGCGCCGGCAACCACGCCCAGGGCGTCGCGCTTGCGGCGTCTCGGACGGGCGTCGACGCGACGATCGTCATGCCCGAAGACGCCCCCATCTCGAAGGTCAATGCGACCCAATCCTACGGCGGCGACGTCGTCCTCTCGGGAGCCGACTACGACGAAGCCGCCGAACGCGCCCACGAGATCGAACGCGAGGAGGGCCGGACCTACGTCCACGCCTTCGACGATCCGTACGTGATGGCCGGGCAGGGAACGCTCGGTCTCGAGATCTTAGAGGACTGTCCCGACGTCGAGACCGTCATCGTTCCGATCGGCGGCGGCGGCCTCATCAGCGGGATCGCCGTCGCGATCAAGGAGAAACGTCCTGACGTCCGCGTGATCGGCGTTCAGGCCGAGGGGGCTGCAAGCGCCGCAGCCGCCCTCGAGAAGGGTGAACTCGTCACCTTAGACGGCGTCGACACCGTCGCCGACGGAATCGCTACCCGCTCGATCGGCACGCAGACGTTCGAGGTCATCTCCGAGTACGTCGACGAGGTCGTCACCGTCCCCGACTCCGAGATCGCCATGGCCGTCGTCTACTTACTCGAGCGTTCGAAGACGCTCGTCGAAGGGGCCGGTGCGGTGGGACTGGCCGCGTTGTTGTTCGAGCACTTCGAATTCGAACCCGACGAGACGATCGTCCCGCTCATCTCGGGCGGAAACATCGATCTCAACACGCTCACCACCGTCATCGTCCGCGGACTCGTCGAGACCGGCCGCTACCTGAAGATCCGGACCGTCCTCGAGGATCGACCCGGCGCGCTCGAGGACTTGCTCGCCGTCCTCTCGGGATATCGCGCGAACATCTACGCCATCCAGCACGATCGTACGTCACGGGACATCGGCATGAGCGACACCGAAGTCGAGATCGACCTCGAGACCCGCGGCCCGGACCACGTCGCGGAACTCATCGACGCGATCGAGGACGCGGGGTATCCGGTCGAGGTGCTCGTCTAGCGAGAACGGTTCATACGCCCTCGATACAGATTCTGTCACCGACGAGTGTTCCAGGAGCTGTTCTGTAACAGGCACTTACACGGCCGTCCCTGACCGCCCGTCGTCTTGCCTACGTCGTCTGTCCCCTCTCGATACTGTAAAAATATGAACACATTTTGGTCAGCCATACAGTCGTCCCGACGTCGGCGACGTCCCTCCTCGAGGTCGGCTCCGGTCCCCGCTCGCGGTGACGAACGACGATCGACCGGTGTGTCGACGAGAGATCGTTTGGACCTCTGCAACGGTTCGCTTCCGGATCGGAAACCCCGCCGAAACGTGGATACGCCGTGGCTGATCGCCTCTATCGAGGTTGCTACCATCCCGATTCCACGGCATTCGAGGCCAGCCGAGACACCGTTCGCGTATCTGTTACGTTCAGACGCTGTACTACAGAATTAACAATGTGTCGACGGGTCGGTCGGTCATCACGTTGCACAATGAGACGACGTGCGTATCTCGCGACGGCAGGTGTACTGTCCCTCGCCGGATGTCTGGGAATCGGCGACTCCAGCGATCCGGACGACGAACCGACGGACGACGAACCGGTCGACGACGATGACGACGATTCGGCGGATCGCGAACCGGAAGACGATGACGATGACGACGAGGAGACCGACGTCGGTCCGGAGACGTACCACGACTTCGAGGACTTAGACCAGTGGGAGGTCATCGTCGGCTCGCTCTCGGCCGACGAGGACAACTACTACACCGGCTCCCAGTCCGCCGTGCTCGAGATCGACGAGGGCGAGCAGATGGCGAACATCGCACTCGAGCTCGACGAGCCGGAGGACCTCTCGAACATGAACGCCGGACTCGCCGTCATGGCCGAGTCGGTCGAGAACCCCTCGATTCAGCTGTACGACGACGACGGTGACCGGGTCGACGTCATGTGTGAGGTCGCGCCCGATATGCCGTTCATGCGAACCAACTTCGGCATCTCGAACACCAACGGCGACCCCGACCTGTCCCAGATCGAGGAGATCCAGATCGCGTTCGACGCGGCCGAGGATACGACCGCCCGGCTGTGGATCGACGATCTGCACTTCGTTCCACGGGAGCGACCGGGGCTGGTCATGCTCCAGTTCGACGGCGGCTACGAAGGTCATCACAGCACGGCGTTGCCGTTGTTCGAGACCTTCGATTTCCCCGCGACCGCGTTCGTGCCGACCGCTCGCATCCACGAGGACGAAGCCTGGCACGAAAACCGCCTCTCCGAGGACCAGGTCGCAGACCTCCACGACGCCGGCTGGACGATCGCCAGCAACGGCGCAAACGGACAGAACCTCACCGCGCTTAGCGAGCGAACGCCGGAAGGCGAGATCACGAACGCGATTGAGTGGCTCGAAGAGCACGGCTACGAGGACGGTGCCAGGTTCTTCTCGTATCCCGTCGGTGCGTACGACCAGATCTCACTCGAGACTGTCGAGGAACACCACGACGTTGCATTCGCCGGCCGCTATCCGTGCCAGGGACGCGCCGTTCACCCCCACCTCTGTAATCGGGTCGTCAACCCGTCGGTCGCGCAAGCGGAGACGGTGCTCGACAGAACCGCGGAGTACGGTGGCGTCACGACGCTTGCGTACTATCGGATCGATAGCGACGACCGCGAACGACTCGCCGACACGCTATCACACCTGAACGTTCTCGTCCAACGCAACGAGGTCCGGGTGATCACGCCGGAGCAGTTCGCAGACGAGCACGTGTACTGACCAGCGTCACTCCTCGGGATACTTCGGCTCGCGTCGTTCGGCCCGCTCGAGAGCCGTCTCACACCCACTTTTTTCTCGTCGGGTTCGCTCGCGGTGCTCGCTCACCCTCCTCCAAAAAACGTGGACCAAAAAGCCGCTCGTTCGCAGGCTCACTCGCGGGCGTTACTCCTCGGGATACTTCGGCTCGCGTCGTTCGGCCCGCTCGAGAGCCGTCTCGACGACGTCGCGAACGTCCCCGTGGAAGACGCCGCCGTGGCCCGCGTACATGTGTTCGACGCCAGCGGGCATGCGCTCGAGCAGCTCCTCGATGCTCTCGATGAGTCGCTCGCGGGACTGGCCGGCCATGTCGGTCCGGCCGAAGCTGCCGTAATCGAACGCGCCGTCGTCGTGGACGACCACGTCGCCGGAAAACAGCGTGGTGTCAGACACCAGCGAGACGTGGTCGTCGGCGTGGCCCGGCGTGTAGACGACTTCGAAGGACTCGTCGCCGATCGTGATCGCCTCGCCGTCCTCGAGGACGTCGGTTCGACGAGGATGGTGAGCGTAGGCGTAGACGTCGGGATCGAACGCCTCGCAGACGGCCTCGAGTTGCTCGACGTGGTCGCCGTGTTGGTGGGTGAGCACGACGGCATCGACGTCGTCGACGTACTCGCGGATCGCCTCGACGATGCCGTCCATCGTGCCCGCGTCGACCAGCGTCGTTCGCTCGCCGACCGCGAGAAAGACGTTACACGTGAACGTCTCCGCGTCTTCGGTGACGTGGTGGACTTCCATAGCCGTGACATCGATTTCCGCCGGCAAAGTCGTGACGTTACCCGTTCGAGATCCGCGTCGTCTCCATCGAGCCCGCATCGACCCACTCGAATCCCGACTCCTCGGCGACGGCACTCGCCCTCGAGACCGCATCCGGATCGAACGGCTCCTCGAACTCGATGCGGGTCTCCTCGGGCTCTGCGGCTGGAATCTCCGGGAGAAACGCGTCGTCCTCGAGCAGCCCGCGCACCGAGACCGCTCCGCCCGTCTCGAGGGCGGCTCCGAGCGCCAGGTAGCGCTCCTCGTCGTCGTAGGGGTCGACGTCCGAGCCGAACGCGTCGTTCGAGACGCGAGCCGTCGTCGTCGGTCCCGAGAGTTCGCCGAACCCCTCGGTGTCGGTTCGACGGTCCGTTCGCGGGACCGCCGCGGTGCGATCGTTGCGCTCCGTCGACGACTCCCCTTCCCGGTGCGTTCGATCGATCGATCCCTCGAGCGTCCAGCCGTTCGTCTCGCCGGTCCCGGCGTCGCCGGCTCTCGTCCGGTCGGGTTCTGCCTCTTCGATGACCGAGTCTGCAGCCGTTCGGCCGTCGGTCGGCGACCCTGCCGTCTCCGGCGTCGAACCGTCGTTCTCGAGCGCCCACGCCGGCCACGGTTCGCCGT contains:
- a CDS encoding potassium channel family protein, which gives rise to MDASREVEYRPVSVKEVLSEMKDTAELLIDLSYSAVLFGSEDVAAEVLELEERMDVLQLQARMSLLMAARTTDDAEQLAPVLGVVGAAEKISDAAGDIAKIVLEEIGLPDAMRTALPEAVESIVHGTLEAESRFADRTLGEINLETETGVRVIAIRRGGDGEWLLNPDLETTLEPGDSLLMRGSEENLAPVYETVTGTPYETPEPVEPGIADLERAVDAIVLMKNMSELAVDIAYGSVLYDSSELAEEVAALEAEVDQLESRFEAWTLRAASRVDDPVDLRGLVHLAESTEVISDAALEISEGVLRGLGTHPVVAEAVHESDEVIVRFTVGEGSSLDGATLGEQMVRTETGMRVIAVRHPRASADEDDEWEIQPGPETELHASDVLLAKGTRKGSDRLEELVV
- a CDS encoding universal stress protein, which translates into the protein MSHHVLVPVDGSQPARDALAFACEHFPDARLTILYAVDPMSEYSRHRTGYGREHEYDNEREKAEAVLEATLEDVPDDVDAETSLEVGSVARTIVEYADAEDLDQIIMGSHGREGPARYLLGSVAETVVRRAGVPVTVVRTEDTA
- a CDS encoding fluoride efflux transporter FluC; amino-acid sequence: MSRDHPLVRLETLALIAVGAFAGANLRYAALGELPDVQAILLVNVLGSAILGFLAYEAQYAGLLDRRANLVFTTGFLSSLTTYSTFAAQVALAGGPLETVAVVAGNYGLGIAGVLVGRELARRISGGDRP
- a CDS encoding fluoride efflux transporter FluC, which translates into the protein MIDATLFAMGLALEPEPTHLVGAGAAFGALARHWVYLYVSWEDVPAATFTVNVLGSFLFGALLFAGVDDATLRLAGIGFCGSFTTFSSFSVETVQIWERGDRKLAVAVAAANLLVAVAAIGLAWVVIAVAV
- a CDS encoding MBL fold metallo-hydrolase: MGIGDVREVTAGDCSDLYVVDTGMFETSNYGAAYVLDADRPAVVESGIGANAEHILEALEAAGIDREKLEVIAVSHIHLDHAGGAGFLAEACPNAEVYVPEVGAHHLVDPDRLVEGTKTAVGDQWEFYAEPEPVPEERLVGLEDGDVIDLGDHELRVHAAPGHAPHHAVFEDPANDAVFTADAAGLWAADREEIMETSPPSQFNFERCLEDVDMLIDLDPDVLLYTHFGPREVGDDAEAALEEYKDVLTEWVETVEEKRAELDDDEAVIEYFGDNPKMEDVWSERKAREERMMNARGVLGYLDWREE
- a CDS encoding AMP-dependent synthetase/ligase, with the translated sequence MDWRDAEREHADATAGETTLGRLFEATVERNANRPAQRYKGGVYDRSLADVALPPAPAGEFVAISYAEMGEIVRALAAGLWELGLESGDRVAIFANTRMEWAQTDFAVLAAGGVVTTVYSSSSPERLRTLLADAGVTAVVAENEELLERVRAVEDDLEFRVVMDGDAVDHEDVYTLADVYERGTAAFDRETYESWLETSDPERLASLIYTSGTTGEPKGVRLTHRNFLANVAQIRTRYGPRPDRGDDVPVVDAETQTVSYLPLAHVFERTAGHFFMFASGACIAYAEHPDTLRADFGAVAPTAATSVPRVYETIYDAIREQAAESDAKRRIFEWATDVARAYQRADSPGPTLRAKHAVADRLVFSSVREALGGNLELLISGGGSLSTELCTLYHGMGLPIYEGYGLTETAPVVTVNPPEEPKIGTIGPPVVDVELAVEESVLDQSGVDDPGEVGELLVRGPNVADGYWNRPQATDRAFTEDGWFRTGDVVHLRPDGYVEFRERVKRILVLSTGKNVAPGPIEDAFAASEVVEQCLVVGDGKQFVAALLVPNLEYLKERATADGIELPDDPDARCADERVREYVAEEVDRINRGFEPHERIEEFRLLPREFTEENGMLTPTMKKKRRVILDRFEHLLEEIYEDEEPIAPT